A genomic segment from Flavobacterium inviolabile encodes:
- a CDS encoding ABC transporter substrate-binding protein — MKMFTDQLGTLHSFETTPKRIISLVPSQTELLFELGLEENIVGITKFCIHPYHLKATKKIIGGTKKVHAEKIRLLEPDIIIANKEENTQEIVEELSKICPVWVTNIITIEDNLKMISDFGQLFNKRTDARKWIDKTNYAYEDFKRFIADKPVKKAAYFIWRDPYMAAGSDNFINELLKLNNFHNIYESKGRYPEVELKKIRLEGDPDLVFLSSEPYPFKDEHAFEIGRFTHHAKTVFVDGEMFSWYGSRLVKAFEYFKQLHGRIA; from the coding sequence ATGAAAATGTTCACAGATCAATTAGGAACGCTGCATTCTTTTGAAACCACTCCCAAAAGAATAATCTCTCTGGTGCCTTCGCAAACAGAATTACTTTTCGAATTAGGGTTAGAGGAAAATATTGTCGGGATAACAAAATTCTGCATCCATCCGTACCATTTAAAAGCAACCAAAAAGATCATTGGCGGTACTAAAAAAGTACATGCCGAAAAGATCCGGTTACTCGAACCGGATATCATTATTGCCAATAAAGAAGAAAATACCCAGGAAATAGTGGAGGAGCTGTCTAAAATCTGCCCGGTTTGGGTGACCAATATTATTACGATTGAAGACAATTTAAAAATGATTTCCGACTTCGGACAATTGTTCAATAAACGTACCGATGCCCGGAAATGGATCGATAAAACCAATTATGCCTACGAAGATTTCAAACGGTTCATAGCAGACAAACCCGTCAAAAAAGCGGCCTATTTTATTTGGAGAGATCCGTATATGGCGGCCGGTTCCGATAATTTTATCAATGAATTATTAAAGCTGAATAACTTCCATAATATTTATGAAAGTAAAGGACGTTATCCGGAAGTCGAACTGAAAAAGATTCGTCTGGAAGGCGATCCGGATCTGGTTTTTCTTTCGTCGGAGCCGTATCCGTTTAAGGACGAGCACGCTTTTGAGATCGGCAGGTTTACCCATCATGCCAAAACCGTTTTTGTAGACGGTGAAATGTTTTCGTGGTATGGAAGCCGCCTCGTTAAAGCCTTCGAATATTTCAAACAACTGCACGGCAGGATAGCATAA
- the pyrF gene encoding orotidine-5'-phosphate decarboxylase: MTTQQLIQQIQQKKSFLCVGLDVDLNKIPKHLLAMEDPIFEFNKAIIDATHDLTVSYKPNTAFYEAYGIKGWQSLEKTIRYINEKYPDIFTIADAKRGDIGNTSSMYAKAFFEDLNFDSVTVAPYMGKDSVEPFLAFENKHTIMLALTSNEGAFDFQTQMVDGAELYKKVIATSKEWKNSSNLMYVVGATKAEYFTEIRKIIPDSFLLVPGVGAQGGSLSEVCKYGMNDNVGLLINSSRGIIYASDGADFAEKARAEALKMQQEMQAILAAK; this comes from the coding sequence TTGACAACACAACAACTAATTCAGCAGATTCAACAAAAAAAATCATTCCTGTGCGTGGGCCTGGATGTCGACTTGAATAAAATTCCAAAGCACCTTTTAGCGATGGAAGATCCTATTTTCGAATTCAATAAAGCAATCATCGATGCCACACACGATCTTACCGTTTCCTACAAACCGAATACAGCTTTTTATGAAGCTTACGGAATTAAAGGCTGGCAGTCACTGGAAAAAACAATCCGTTATATTAACGAAAAGTATCCGGACATCTTTACAATAGCCGATGCTAAAAGAGGAGATATCGGTAACACGTCGTCTATGTATGCAAAAGCTTTTTTTGAAGATCTGAATTTCGACAGTGTAACCGTGGCGCCATATATGGGGAAAGACAGTGTGGAACCGTTTTTAGCTTTTGAGAACAAACACACGATAATGCTGGCCTTAACGTCCAATGAAGGAGCCTTTGATTTCCAGACCCAAATGGTGGATGGCGCAGAGCTGTATAAAAAAGTAATTGCAACTTCCAAAGAATGGAAGAACAGCAGTAACCTGATGTATGTGGTTGGGGCAACCAAAGCAGAATATTTTACGGAGATCAGAAAGATCATCCCGGATAGTTTTTTATTAGTTCCCGGAGTTGGCGCACAGGGCGGCAGCCTTTCGGAAGTATGTAAATACGGTATGAACGACAATGTAGGCTTACTGATCAATTCGTCACGCGGTATTATTTATGCTTCAGACGGGGCCGATTTTGCCGAAAAAGCCAGAGCCGAAGCACTAAAAATGCAACAGGAAATGCAAGCCATCCTGGCTGCAAAATAA